From Antedon mediterranea chromosome 9, ecAntMedi1.1, whole genome shotgun sequence, a single genomic window includes:
- the LOC140059032 gene encoding 3-oxoacyl-[acyl-carrier-protein] reductase FabG-like codes for MKMRSFSGKAALITGASSGIGAATAKEFALRGCSVSLIGRNQSNLEATARVCQEAGLSPDQVLILQGDMCKEDDVERFVKSTLDHFGRLDILVNNAGIAAKNTLETSTMETFDQVFNLNVRSVVQITNLLVPSLIKSKGSIINVSSVCGTRAVPNMIVYNMSKSALDQFTRVTALELAPKGVRVNSVNPGSIDTPLHEKIGKDITKVRELATKIHPLGRIGESDDVAKSIVFLASDDASFVTGSFMPIDGGRYLMCPR; via the exons ATGAAAATGCGCTCGTTTTCTGGTAAAGCTGCACTTATTACAG GTGCAAGTTCTGGTATTGGAGCAGCAACGGCAAAGGAATTTGCATTAAGAGGATGTTCCGTGTCTTTGATTGGTCGGAACCAGTCAAACTTGGAGGCAACAGCAAGAGTATGTCAAGAAGCTGGACTTTCTCCAGATCAG GTTTTAATTCTGCAAGGAGACATGTGTAAAGAAGATGATGTAGAACGTTTTGTTAAGTCAACTTTGGATCACTTTGGACGACTTGATATATTG GTTAACAATGCTGGAATAGCAGCCAAAAATACACTTGAAACGTCAACAATGGAAACTTTTGATCAAGTCTTTAATCTCAATGTTAGATCTGTTGTGCAAATTACCAATCTTCTTGTGCCTTCATTAATCAAATCTAAAG GTTCAATTATAAATGTTTCCAGTGTTTGTGGAACAAGAGCT GTTCCTAATATGATAGTTTACAACATGTCAAAGAGCGCCCTAGATCAGTTCACACGAGTTACAGCACTTG AATTGGCGCCAAAAGGAGTGAGGGTTAATTCTGTCAA TCCTGGATCTATTGACACCCCACTCCATGAAAAGATTGGTAAGGATATAACCAAAGTTAGAGAG TTGGCCACCAAGATCCACCCGCTTGGACGAATTGGTGAAAGCGATGATGTTGCAAAATCCATTGTGTTCTTAGCGTCGGATGATGCATCGTTTGTAACAGGAAGCTTTATGCCTATAGATGGTGGAAGATATCTGATGTGTCCTCGTTGA
- the LOC140058244 gene encoding arylsulfatase A-like — protein MNDKKIVERCWIWDPCGKRPKGRPRKRKVYDLKKVRVCVSGYSHNDTHGANNHKPIGGLIQSLVELIKTMKAAFTYMVFHISFFLVLLKCSVCRLQNKPNIVIFLADDLGYGDLQATGNPISDTPNIDILYRDGLKLTQFYSSASICSPSRAGLLTGRYPVRSGFWITDEYLPLLTLSSPLGLPLNETTIAELVADQGYKSALIGKWHLGVGRNREFLPKHHGFDHFFGLPVSVYHSGCPPHICFPPDVPCVTTDCTSTEPPLPLFLEDEIIEQPVNLLTLIERQTIAARSWVTEFSESSNPFLLMYWFLQPHVPHFASSRFHNSTLGGDYTDSLAEMDWQIGDIITKLKEIGQFDNTLFLFTSDNGPDKSSGFQGGSSGPFRCGKFSEFEGGTRVPGVVYWPSRIAPGISKELISHLDIFPTIASLIGSSVDNIQLDGYDISDVLFNMGQVCVLLILSGFRWMNDYYN, from the exons ATGAATGATAAGAAAATAGTTGAGAGATGTTGGATTTGGGATCCATGTGGTAAGAGACCTAAAGGAAGACCAAGAAAAAG GAAAGTATACGACCTAAAAAAAGTTCGGGTGTGCGTGTCAGGATATTCACATAACGATACACATGGTGCAAACAACCATAAGCCTATTGGTGGTCTGATTCAGTCATTAGTTGAGttgataaaaacaatgaaaGCTGCATTTACTTACATGGTGTTtcatatatcattttttttagttttgttgaaatgttcAGTTTGTCGGCTTCAGAACAAACcgaatattgtaatatttcttGCTGATGATTTAGGCTACGGTGATCTACAGGCGACAGGAAACCCGATCTCGGACACTCCAAATATTGATATACTCTATCGAGACGGCCTGAAGCTTACACAGTTTTACAGTTCGGCTTCCATATGTAGTCCATCAAG AGCTGGTTTACTGACTGGTAGATATCCAGTACGAAGTGGTTTCTGGATCACTGATGAGTACCTGCCATTGCTAACGTTAAGCAGTCCTCTTGGACTTCCACTAAATGAGACGACCATCGCAGAGCTCGTCGCCGACCAGGGTTACAAATCTGCTCTTATTGGCAAGTGGCATCTTGGAGTTGGTCGCAACAGAGAGTTCCTACCAAAGCATCATGGATTCGATCACTTCTTTGGCCTTCCTGTATCAGTTTACCATAGCGGGTGTCCTCCTCATATATGTTTTCCTCCAGATGTACCTTGTGTAACAACAGATTGTACAAGTACGGAACCTCCTCTTCCACTATTTCTAGAAGATGAGATTATTGAGCAACCAGTGAATCTGTTAACACTGATTGAAAGGCAAACCATAGCCGCAAGAAGTTGGGTTACAGAGTTTAGTGAAAGTAGTAATCCATTTCTCCTGATGTACTGGTTTCTGCAACCTCATGTTCCACATTTTGCCAGTTCACGGTTTCATAATTCTACCCTAGGTGGAGATTATACAGATTCCTTGGCTGAGATGGATTGGCAAATTGGAGATATCATCActaaattaaaagaaatcgGACAGTTTGACAACACTTTATTCTTATTTACATCAGACAATGG TCCCGACAAATCGTCTGGTTTTCAAGGTGGTTCATCTGGACCATTTCGATGTGGAAAATTTTCTGAATTTGAAGGTGGTACACGAGTACCCGGTGTGGTGTATTGGCCAAGTCGAATTGCTCCTGGAATATCTAAGGAATTGATCAGTCATCTTGATATATTCCCAACGATCGCAAGTTTAATTGGGTCATCAGTTGACAATATACAGCTTGATGGTTACGACATaagtgatgtgctttttaataTGGGACAGGTTTGTGTATTATTGATTCTTTCTGGGTTTCGATGGatgaatgattattataattga